One region of Rana temporaria chromosome 9, aRanTem1.1, whole genome shotgun sequence genomic DNA includes:
- the LOC120914131 gene encoding phosphatidylinositol 4-phosphate 5-kinase-like protein 1 — translation MEEEGRRDSVQSVVTQKGESRGSARRRQLFWKLRQQWKLLGLFEIDKEHEFYSSTCDLKEGLRDAIQKVTQSDIQPQLTDEDYSAKLTQGHKGYMMRMYASPVFQHFRQSLGMSEEGYQRSLSACGLYLQFISNSKSKADFFLTNDKRFFLKTQSKREVHFLLQILPKYFQHFQAYPHSLLVKILGVHSITREQERKKYFIIMQSVFFPDERIIGRYDIKGCHVSRWTEPEPEGSRVLQVFKDVNFEGNVICLDQQRSWLLRQTELDTRFLRELNVLDYSLLLGFQPLHADEKSQNWSLANLIVRTKRSVKGTGSPTTSHCASVPGTVEVEGDSVDKEDNSTDCSGTPEVTSARRQTMQKIGQQVSTVSDISDVVAQNCRLLPNYRNPLHVMDGPEQRYFVDIIDIFTVYGLRKKLEHLWKSMRYRGQEFSTVSPYRYSQRLLRWVETHTV, via the exons atggaggaggaaggaagacgtGATTCAGTCCAGAGTGTGGTCACCCAGAAGGGGGAGTCCCGAGGCAGTGCCAGAAGGCGCCAGCTCTTTTGGAAACTTAGACAGCAGTGGAAACTCCTTGGGCTTTTTGAAATTGACAAAGAGCATGAATTCTACAGTTCAACATGTGACCTTAAAGAAGGGCTCAGAGATGCCATTCAGAAGGTCACCCAGAGTGATATACAGCCACAACTTACAGATGAAGATTACAGTGCTAAACTAACACAGGGACACAAGGGTTATATGATGAGGATGTACGCGAGCCCGGTGTTCCAGCATTTTCGCCAGTCTCTCGGGATGTCTGAGGAAGGTTACCAGCGCTCTCTGTCAGCCTGCGGCCTCTACCTGCAGTTCATCAGTAACTCCAAGAGTAAAGCAGACTTCTTCCTGACAAATGACAAGCGATTCTTCCTTAAGACGCAGAGTAAGCGAGAGGTTCACTTTCTGCTACAGATCCTGCCCAAGTACtttcagcacttccaggcctaTCCGCACTCCCTGCTGGTGAAGATTCTGGGAGTTCATAGTATCACAAGGGAACAGGAGAGAAAGAAATACTTCATCATCATGCAGAGTGTCTTCTTTCCAGATGAGAGGATCATTGGCCGCTATGATATAAAAGGCTGTCACGTAAGTCGCTGGACTGAGCCAGAACCAGAGGGAAGCCGAGTTCTGCAGGTCTTCAAGGATGTGAACTTTGAAGGAAATGTCATCT gtttagatcaacaGCGGTCTTGGTTGCTTCGTCAAACAGAGCTTGACACCCGCTTCTTGCGTGAGCTTAATGTTCTGGACTACAGCCTGCTACTAGGATTTCAGCCTCTACATGCTGACGAGAAGAGCCAAAACTGGTCCTTAGCCAACCTCATTGTTCGCACTAAAAGGTCTGTAAAAGGGACTGGCAGTCCTACTACATCTCACTGTGCCTCTGTTCCTGGCACCGTAGAAGTGGAAGGCGATTCTGTGGATAAAGAGGATAACAGCACAGATTGTAGCGGAACCCCAGAAGTGACATCTGCCAGACGTCAGACCATGCAGAAGATTGGGCAGCAAGTCAGCACAGTATCTGACATATCTGATGTTGTGGCGCAAAACTGTCGCTTGCTGCCAAACTACAGGAACCCTTTGCATGTCATGGATGGGCCAGAGCAAAGATACTTTGTTGACATCATTGACATATTCACTGTGTATGGCTTAAGGAAAAAGCTGGAGCATCTTTGGAAGAGCATGCGTTATCGTGGACAGGAGTTCTCCACCGTCAGCCCTTACCGTTATTCACAAAGGCTGCTTCGTTGGGTGGAAACCCACACTGTGtaa